The genomic window AGTCAAGTCAGGCTTGGTCTCACCTGGTGGCCACCTGCCCCGGGCTGAGCACCACAGGAAGGCTGTTTGGGCTGCTCTGACCCAGGGAGGGGGGCAGCGAACCCCCCGGGGAGGAGATGGGGGTGAGGGGGTCCTGAGTCGAATTTCTAAAGCCCCACAATCGGAGGTGGGGACAGAGGAGAGGTGTAGGGAGAGAGTGATCAGTGTGTGGTTTCTTAAAAAGGGTGTGAGGGTGAGGGTGACAGAGTTAAACCTTCACACAGAGCGATGATTCACAACACTCACATTTCAGCTTCTTTCATCATGTGCTGTGTTTGATTGTGTAATCATGTTAGATAATCATCAGTATTGGTAAAAAAATCAGTCAGGAATATGTGACTCACTTGACATTGACATTGGTACAGATGATGTACTCAATCTCCTCTGAAAAGGGGTTTTGGAAGGTGAAGGAGCTTGTTCTCATCCAGATCCACTCTCTTGATTTGTAGCGGAACCGAAACATCACAGACAGAACCTGACCCTTCAGCTTCACCACCTGTGAACAGAAGTACAACACACCATAGTAGTAACACAGTGTTTTCACACCAAAAGTACAGCATACTTCCATCAATACCAGAAATCCAGTGGGTAATTGGAAAACACAACAGGACAGCACACATTTTCCTCAATTTatgtttgcattgttttttgaTTAGGCAGCTGTTCAATCACGACCATGTGACAACCTTTCCCCTTTTCTAAAACTCAGATGCAGTTGTATAAGAAGCAAATTAGAAAACTCATGTACAAGTGGTCCAGAAGAAACTATTCACATGTAACACATAAGAAAAAACACATCTGTGGGTTTTGCAGGTTGTCAAAACCCAACCCTGATGACAAAAATTTGGTTGATAGAAAACATAATCTTTTAGGAATTACTATTGCACAAAGCCAACAGAGAGCATGAATAGGTCCAATTAGCAAAGAGTCAACATTTGTCATACATGTGACTTCTATCACATCCCAAAGCTATAAGGATTTTCTTATGTATGAATGTGAACCATCATCTGTTGAGACACATGAGAAATGTTTAATTTACAAACTGAAATCAGAAATGAGCTGTACTGACAACAAAAACTTCATTTTGTAAATTACATGCAACATATAAGAACATCTGACGTTGAAAAACAACTGAAATTCTAAGAGCAGAATATCAAATGGTTATGTTTAAGAGTTGTTGAATTAACTGCCTTTAGTAAATTACACATGATCTAATAAACTTTCTGGCACACCAAACAGTGATTTGCTTTTACTGCAGAACATACATGGCCTTTTTCTGTAACATGCACCTTTGCTTTCTGCCCATATTCTGTGAAGACACAGCCCTAGTCTGCTGCTGATTGGAGAGTGTTTGTTAGCTAAGGTTATGGTTAGAATCAAAGGCAGAGTTGGACAGTCAAGGAATACAGGTGTGAGTAAAACTGATACAGAGAACTGATGCAGCACATTTGTAAATGTCCAGTGAAACatgagattaaaaaacaaaacaaaacaaaacaaaacatgatctACAACCTGAGATGACCTAGGTAATTACAAAAAATACCAACAACCAGAGCTTGGTGATGGTGTTATTTTCATGTACACACAAAGCCTTTACCTGTTGGAAGCTGTCTCTGAGTAAACCCTGGTCTTCAGGGTGTGCAAACTCGAGAATATTCTTTCCCAATAATTCCTGTAATACCAAGCACATAATACAGCCTCGATTAACTCAAAAAACATTTATACAATTTGTGGGATAAAGCCAGTGAACTAGCAGTTGTTTCCAGCTGTTGGGTGTCTTACCTGGGGCTGGTACCCGACTGCAGCCATGCAGCGATGATCTACAAAGGTGAACATTCCCTGGCAGTTATGGCGTGAAATGAACTCCACTGGAACACTGACACTGTTGATGTCTGTGTCACCTGGACAACATGTCACCTTAGGGAAAAGGAGTGATCCCAAATTTAATCTCAACACAATGCAAAGATGATATACAAGCTGCTGCCATTATGTTTAATAGGTCAAAACTACAGTGAAAAAACTAGGTGGATTTAaattgttttatctgtttgtgAGTCTGGCAAAAGTCATCAACAGAGTAAAGATGTcttgtttcttctgtattttttaagaGTCATGAGTTGATCAATATGTTACAACTCAAAGCTTACAggcaaaaaaagatttcaaaacaCAGTGTGTAAAAGAGCAAACATCAGGTATTATGCACTATAGATAAGACTGTGGACTGTGACCATATAATACCTCCTTTTGGTAGATATAACTTTTCAAGAGAAAAGATATCTCTATCATCTTAGataatagtgattttttttcttagacTAGAGATATGAGGCAAAGATCAATATAGTTTGTAGACATATACAAACTTAAATGTAAAAGAAAGGTCGTATTTCTTCATACCTGTAATCTCCCAATGGCAACTAGACAATAGCGACTCCCCTGAGTGTTGTCGGCTTCATCATCTGTTAATGACACACctttaacacaaacaaacaaaatgtgtcAACATGCACCGAAGAGAACATGATTTATGAAATGGAGCTGCTGCCTGTATAAGCCTTAGCCATATTACAAACCAAACATAAGGGACTGTATATGAAAACAATTACAGAAGTATTATTTTTACCAGCTGGGGGCCAGGACTTGATGTATCCTGTACAATGGACTACAACATACTGGGGCTCTCCCTCCTTGGCTGTACCCAAGCCATTCCTGAGGAGATGAGAGGAAGTGTAATGTGCAGCGGTAATCTCCTAACCTTATCTAAACCTAAAAACATCTCATGTCAACtccaggcatgaaaaaaaaatgctgtttggaCGTCATTACCTGTTTCTGTTCCTAAGGAAGTTCAGTCTATTCATAGACAGCGGCTCCACTGGACATGTGCCACACCTGCAAATACCAACAGACCCGACACATAAACAACTGGTGCATCAAGGCACAATATCAATAATGAGGTGGATGAAAGAGTGGGTGTCACACCTCATTCGGCAGATGAATGATCGCCGGGCCCCCATAGTCATTCTGGCTGAGGACTGTTGGCTTTCCTTCTTGACTGTTCCTGTCTTTAAGTCCAACATCCTCCCTAAAAGCCAAACAAGTGTTTAATGAACTTTCAGATGAACTATAGCTACATACATGTATTGATGTGTGTTCTTTGTACCTGTATTGTTATTCTCTGCAGTGGAGAGCTGCTCCCTGAGCTTTTCTGTGTCGTCTGGGTGGAGCTGATCATAAAGCGAAGAACCAAGCCACTCTGCCTGTGCCTGGTTGAGGACGGGTGTCAGGGAGTCCGAGACATAAACGATGCGGCCAGTTTCACAGGACACCACGAACAGGAAGCCATCAGCTGCCTCCAGGATGAGGTGCTTCAGTTCCTGCAGAAAGATGGCATCACAGACATACTAAGATACAAATTAATTAAATCATTAATGCAAATGTATAAAATTACTTTTCATTCAAAGTTCACCTGAGGGAATGACTTGTGCAAGTATGTGTTTATACATGAAAACTTTAGACTGCATTACCTACATCAAACTTAGTAACAGCCCTTCAGCTACATTTAGTCCTGTAGGCTTAAAAAAAGGTGCGACTTTCACTCCCTCTTCACCTGATTATCACTGAACACAGAGGGTTTAATGTGAAGTACTTTGTGGCTTTAACCCCCTGCATACACTTCCTCCtgtctgtttacatctacaacaaccagaaatgtcttgACAGAATTTGTCCAAACGTACACTGGGAAACTTTCTAAGCTTTCGCCACTATAACAATGGTCTGAATTCAGTTTGTTAATTTTGCATGCAAAATGTTTCAATCTTGTCCAACCTGTTGCTCATACCTGGTCAGTGAGAAAAGAGGGTTTGTACGACCCATCTGCATTAGTACTGCCACTTCCTCTCAGAGACTTCATATGGGACACAGCCATTCGCAGGATTGTTAGTTTGTCAGGTTTCCGTGCTAGTGCGCTGCAGGTGGGCACCATGTCTGACAACTCTGTGATATAAGCTGTCATCTTGTTCCGTCTTCGCCTTTCAAtctcactgtggttctccctggaGTGAGGAAACCAGGGAGGGAGGCAGAGGTTGAGAGGATAGGAAGGATTGAGATGGGGGAAAGAGACGGGCAGGTGGACAACATGGAATAGAATTTAGAGTTAATGTTGCAATGTAAGTGTGCCAACTGGGAGGAGCGAGAGAATGATAAGTGAAATAAATGGACGCACAAAACAATAACGTGGAGTAAATGATCTATCAAGATGGAAGTGAAGAAAGAAGACAGTCTGGTCTTTCAAGGTGTGACAAAAGAGAGGAGGTGCAGAAAGAGAAAGACCCTTCAGATGTCctgagggggggggggagaaaacagacagagaggacagTTGCTCAAGAGGAAGGGATTACCAAAGTGAAAGAAGTTCCTGTCTCACACACAGCATAGCGGTTAGTGACACATAACATAGTGGTGGGTTCAATGAGACAACCAGTTGCTTTTCATGGAGAAGCATTCTGACAGGCACCAAAACAGATGCACAGAGCAGCGAAATATACCAGTTATTTGTGGTGTCAAAATGACAATGTGCTGGAGTCCCAGCAAGACAGGATAGTATATGATCAGTGCAGTCAATATTGATACAGGCAGGAGCAGGAGCCTTCCATAGCGGAACAGGCCATACCTGGCTAGTTTTTCCTTATCTGCAAAACTCTGATCTTCTTCCAAAAACCTGGAAATGAAACCAACCCACTAAAACATAGGCCCAAAAAAGGCTACCAAAATAAAAAAGAagtgttagagaaaaaaaaatggaagggaGAGGGAGAGCAGCATGGTTTTTGTTTCAGTACTGTTACTCCCCCACAGCCCCTTCACATACTTTTATTTGGCCAAATTAATCATCCTACCTGGCAAACCGCTCTTTGTCATTGTTGGACCCTGATGTTTCATCGTCACACCTGAAGAAACATAGAAACTATTATTCCTTGTTTTATCAGCTGAGACAGTCTAAATACTTGATACCATCTCTCACTGTCTGTTAAAAGAACATCAACTGTGACACTGTACCTGAACAACTTATTTCCCTCATCATCATCAAAGTCTGGCctaaaataaagagaagagaGAGTTCTGAGAAGCTTCACACACTATTCTCACAAGTTTGCATTTTGGCCACAGCTGTTA from Sphaeramia orbicularis chromosome 16, fSphaOr1.1, whole genome shotgun sequence includes these protein-coding regions:
- the arnt gene encoding aryl hydrocarbon receptor nuclear translocator isoform X1; this translates as MLFHTDMSSSNPELSDPNLGMGTSGTQASGGAVVPKGANKRRAAPDFDDDEGNKLFRCDDETSGSNNDKERFARFLEEDQSFADKEKLARENHSEIERRRRNKMTAYITELSDMVPTCSALARKPDKLTILRMAVSHMKSLRGSGSTNADGSYKPSFLTDQELKHLILEAADGFLFVVSCETGRIVYVSDSLTPVLNQAQAEWLGSSLYDQLHPDDTEKLREQLSTAENNNTGRMLDLKTGTVKKESQQSSARMTMGARRSFICRMRCGTCPVEPLSMNRLNFLRNRNRNGLGTAKEGEPQYVVVHCTGYIKSWPPAGVSLTDDEADNTQGSRYCLVAIGRLQVTCCPGDTDINSVSVPVEFISRHNCQGMFTFVDHRCMAAVGYQPQELLGKNILEFAHPEDQGLLRDSFQQVVKLKGQVLSVMFRFRYKSREWIWMRTSSFTFQNPFSEEIEYIICTNVNVKNSTQDPLTPISSPGGSLPPSLGQSSPNSLPVVLSPGQVATRQLQQQQQTELEGGGPRDGLYEAGPVTLSQMPVQPVTAAGPDHSKGMEKPELYSSLFQGPDQTKSLPSTSAPSNQIYPPANNYTAGRPNDTYRPVNMAPQMAQQTHSAGQMLAQISRQNGAPQTVTPSTTGSPLHGGPTGGWPGPGTGAGAGARPQFSNQKVAPQAAKTMSPPFAPMGGFGGGSSNSFGQLPTGAAPTQTSGANYPQINARASLNTNGYDGSQSGPQFPSRAAEAVWPQWQGQQHSQSNTEQHPHAQGNQQDMFPDVLSMLDQPANFNSDDFEIPMYSSFNE
- the arnt gene encoding aryl hydrocarbon receptor nuclear translocator isoform X5, whose translation is MLFHTDMSSSNPELSDPNLGMGTSGTQASGGAVVPKGANKRRAAPDFDDDEGNKLFRCDDETSGSNNDKERFARFLEEDQSFADKEKLARENHSEIERRRRNKMTAYITELSDMVPTCSALARKPDKLTILRMAVSHMKSLRGSGSTNADGSYKPSFLTDQELKHLILEAADGFLFVVSCETGRIVYVSDSLTPVLNQAQAEWLGSSLYDQLHPDDTEKLREQLSTAENNNTGRMLDLKTGTVKKESQQSSARMTMGARRSFICRMRCGTCPVEPLSMNRLNFLRNRNRNGLGTAKEGEPQYVVVHCTGYIKSWPPAGVSLTDDEADNTQGSRYCLVAIGRLQVTCCPGDTDINSVSVPVEFISRHNCQGMFTFVDHRCMAAVGYQPQELLGKNILEFAHPEDQGLLRDSFQQVVKLKGQVLSVMFRFRYKSREWIWMRTSSFTFQNPFSEEIEYIICTNVNVKQLQQQQQTELEGGGPRDGLYEAGPVTLSQMPVQPVTAAGPDHSKGMEKPELYSSLFQGPDQTKSLPSTSAPSNQIYPPANNYTAGRPNDTYRPVNMAPQMAQQTHSAGQMLAQISRQNGAPQTVTPSTTGSPLHGGPTGGWPGPGTGAGAGARPQFSNQKVAPQAAKTMSPPFAPMGGFGGGSSNSFGQLPTGAAPTQTSGANYPQINARASLNTNGYDGSQSGPQFPSRAAEAVWPQWQGQQHSQSNTEQHPHAQGNQQDMFPDVLSMLDQPANFNSDDFEIPMYSSFNE
- the arnt gene encoding aryl hydrocarbon receptor nuclear translocator isoform X6, coding for MLFHTDMSSSNPELSDPNLGMGTSGTQASGGAVVPKGANKRRAAPDFDDDEGNKLFRCDDETSGSNNDKERFARENHSEIERRRRNKMTAYITELSDMVPTCSALARKPDKLTILRMAVSHMKSLRGSGSTNADGSYKPSFLTDQELKHLILEAADGFLFVVSCETGRIVYVSDSLTPVLNQAQAEWLGSSLYDQLHPDDTEKLREQLSTAENNNTGRMLDLKTGTVKKESQQSSARMTMGARRSFICRMRCGTCPVEPLSMNRLNFLRNRNRNGLGTAKEGEPQYVVVHCTGYIKSWPPAGVSLTDDEADNTQGSRYCLVAIGRLQVTCCPGDTDINSVSVPVEFISRHNCQGMFTFVDHRCMAAVGYQPQELLGKNILEFAHPEDQGLLRDSFQQVVKLKGQVLSVMFRFRYKSREWIWMRTSSFTFQNPFSEEIEYIICTNVNVKQLQQQQQTELEGGGPRDGLYEAGPVTLSQMPVQPVTAAGPDHSKGMEKPELYSSLFQGPDQTKSLPSTSAPSNQIYPPANNYTAGRPNDTYRPVNMAPQMAQQTHSAGQMLAQISRQNGAPQTVTPSTTGSPLHGGPTGGWPGPGTGAGAGARPQFSNQKVAPQAAKTMSPPFAPMGGFGGGSSNSFGQLPTGAAPTQTSGANYPQINARASLNTNGYDGSQSGPQFPSRAAEAVWPQWQGQQHSQSNTEQHPHAQGNQQDMFPDVLSMLDQPANFNSDDFEIPMYSSFNE
- the arnt gene encoding aryl hydrocarbon receptor nuclear translocator isoform X4 — its product is MLFHTDMSSSNPELSDPNLGMGTSGTQASGGAVVPKGANKRRAAPDFDDDEGNKLFRCDDETSGSNNDKERFARENHSEIERRRRNKMTAYITELSDMVPTCSALARKPDKLTILRMAVSHMKSLRGSGSTNADGSYKPSFLTDQELKHLILEAADGFLFVVSCETGRIVYVSDSLTPVLNQAQAEWLGSSLYDQLHPDDTEKLREQLSTAENNNTGRMLDLKTGTVKKESQQSSARMTMGARRSFICRMRCGTCPVEPLSMNRLNFLRNRNRNGLGTAKEGEPQYVVVHCTGYIKSWPPAGVSLTDDEADNTQGSRYCLVAIGRLQVTCCPGDTDINSVSVPVEFISRHNCQGMFTFVDHRCMAAVGYQPQELLGKNILEFAHPEDQGLLRDSFQQVVKLKGQVLSVMFRFRYKSREWIWMRTSSFTFQNPFSEEIEYIICTNVNVKNSTQDPLTPISSPGGSLPPSLGQSSPNSLPVVLSPGQVATRQLQQQQQTELEGGGPRDGLYEAGPVTLSQMPVQPVTAAGPDHSKGMEKPELYSSLFQGPDQTKSLPSTSAPSNQIYPPANNYTAGRPNDTYRPVNMAPQMAQQTHSAGQMLAQISRQNGAPQTVTPSTTGSPLHGGPTGGWPGPGTGAGAGARPQFSNQKVAPQAAKTMSPPFAPMGGFGGGSSNSFGQLPTGAAPTQTSGANYPQINARASLNTNGYDGSQSGPQFPSRAAEAVWPQWQGQQHSQSNTEQHPHAQGNQQDMFPDVLSMLDQPANFNSDDFEIPMYSSFNE
- the arnt gene encoding aryl hydrocarbon receptor nuclear translocator isoform X3; protein product: MLFHTDMSSSNPELSDPNLGMGTSGTQASGGAVVPKGANKRRAAPDFDDDEGNKLFRCDDETSGSNNDKERFARFLEEDQSFADKEKLARENHSEIERRRRNKMTAYITELSDMVPTCSALARKPDKLTILRMAVSHMKSLRGSGSTNADGSYKPSFLTDQELKHLILEAADGFLFVVSCETGRIVYVSDSLTPVLNQAQAEWLGSSLYDQLHPDDTEKLREQLSTAENNNTGRMLDLKTGTVKKESQQSSARMTMGARRSFICRMRCGTCPVEPLSMNRLNFLRNRNRNGLGTAKEGEPQYVVVHCTGYIKSWPPAGVSLTDDEADNTQGSRYCLVAIGRLQVTCCPGDTDINSVSVPVEFISRHNCQGMFTFVDHRCMAAVGYQPQELLGKNILEFAHPEDQGLLRDSFQQVVKLKGQVLSVMFRFRYKSREWIWMRTSSFTFQNPFSEEIEYIICTNVNVKNSTQDPLTPISSPGGSLPPSLGQSSPNSLPVVLSPGQVATRQLQQQQQTELEGGGPRDGLYEAGPVTLSQMPVQPVTAAGPDHSKGMEKPELYSSLFQGPDQTKSLPSTSAPSNQIYPPANNYTAGRPNDTYRPVNMAPQMAQQTHSAGQMLAQISRQNGAPQTVTPSTTGSPLHGGPTGGWPGPGTGAGAGARPQFSNQAAKTMSPPFAPMGGFGGGSSNSFGQLPTGAAPTQTSGANYPQINARASLNTNGYDGSQSGPQFPSRAAEAVWPQWQGQQHSQSNTEQHPHAQGNQQDMFPDVLSMLDQPANFNSDDFEIPMYSSFNE
- the arnt gene encoding aryl hydrocarbon receptor nuclear translocator isoform X2, with the protein product MLFHTDMSSSNPELSDPNLGMGTSGTQASGGAVVPKGANKRRAAPDFDDDEGNKLFRCDDETSGSNNDKERFARFLEEDQSFADKEKLARENHSEIERRRRNKMTAYITELSDMVPTCSALARKPDKLTILRMAVSHMKSLRGSGSTNADGSYKPSFLTDQELKHLILEAADGFLFVVSCETGRIVYVSDSLTPVLNQAQAEWLGSSLYDQLHPDDTEKLREQLSTAENNNTGRMLDLKTGTVKKESQQSSARMTMGARRSFICRMRCGTCPVEPLSMNRLNFLRNRNRNGLGTAKEGEPQYVVVHCTGYIKSWPPAGVSLTDDEADNTQGSRYCLVAIGRLQVTCCPGDTDINSVSVPVEFISRHNCQGMFTFVDHRCMAAVGYQPQELLGKNILEFAHPEDQGLLRDSFQQVVKLKGQVLSVMFRFRYKSREWIWMRTSSFTFQNPFSEEIEYIICTNVNVKNSTQDPLTPISSPGGSLPPSLGQSSPNSLPVVLSPGQVATRQLQQQQQTELEGGGPRDGLYEAGPVTLSQMPVQPVTAAGPDHSKGMEKPELYSSLFQGPDQTKSLPSTSAPSNQIYPPANNYTAGRPNDTYRPVNMAPQMAQQTHSAGQMLAQISRQNGAPQTVTPSTTGSPLHGGPTGGWPGPGTGAGAGARPQFSNQVAPQAAKTMSPPFAPMGGFGGGSSNSFGQLPTGAAPTQTSGANYPQINARASLNTNGYDGSQSGPQFPSRAAEAVWPQWQGQQHSQSNTEQHPHAQGNQQDMFPDVLSMLDQPANFNSDDFEIPMYSSFNE